The following are from one region of the Quercus robur chromosome 1, dhQueRobu3.1, whole genome shotgun sequence genome:
- the LOC126715294 gene encoding serine carboxypeptidase-like 50, whose product MEAHCLIILMKSRSCKLFFKLLLLISFLLVLISFFHHIPTLLSPTPTPLFPTEALPTKTGYLSVNPTTSSAIFYAFYEAQNPISPFSKTPLIIWLQGGPGCSSMVGNFFELGPWRVTSRKTFSSETIALEPNPGSWNRKFGLLFLDNPIGAGFSIAMTPKEIPRDQLSVAKHLFAAITSFIELDPLLFKSRPLYFAGESYAGKYVPAIGYYILKANANLPVSQQVNLGGVAIGNGLTDPITQVATHATHAYYSGLINERQKSVLEKAQWEAIKLTKMRKWRLATNARSKVLRMLQGMTGLATLHDFSKQAPYKTEMVFAFLRTKEVRKALGLNTSKIYDLYSNDVATALHDDFMKSVKFMVEFLVKKSKVLLYQGHFDLRDSVLSTEAWVKTIKWEGLNQFLMANRKVWRVNGELAGYVQKWGNLSHVVVLGAGHLVPTDEAVSSQAMMEDWILERTLFSHEEKEFVS is encoded by the exons ATGGAAGCTCACTGCTTAATTATTCTAATGAAGTCAAGAAGCTGCAAGTTATTCTTCAAGCTCCTCCTTCTCATATCCTTCTTACTTGTCCTCATCTCCTTCTTCCATCACATTCCAACCTTGTTATCACCAACTCCAACTCCTCTCTTTCCCACTGAAGCTCTCCCCACCAAAACAGGCTACCTCTCAGTCAATCCAACCACCTCTTCTGCTATTTTTTATGCCTTCTATGAAGCTCAGAACCCCATCTCACCATTCTCCAAAACTCCACTTATTATATGGCTCCAGGGTGGCCCTGGCTGCTCCTCCATGGTTGGCAACTTTTTTGAGCTTGGCCCTTGGCGTGTCACATCTCGTAAGACTTTCAGCTCTGAAACCATTGCACTTGAACCAAATCCAG GTTCTTGGAATCGAAAATTTGGACTTCTTTTCCTCGATAATCCAATTGGAGCCGGGTTTAGTATAGCCATGACACCTAAAGAAATCCCAAGGGACCAACTTTCTGTTGCCAAGCATCTTTTTGCTGCCATTACTTCGTTTATTGAATTAGACCCCTTGTTGTTCAAGTCTCGTCCATTGTATTTTGCTGGTGAGAGCTATGCTGGGAAGTATGTTCCAGCAATTGGGTACTATATCTTGAAAGCAAATGCTAACTTGCCAGTGTCACAGCAAGTGAACTTAGGTGGAGTTGCTATAGGAAACGGGTTGACAGACCCTATTACACAGGTTGCTACTCATGCTACTCATGCTTACTATTCTGGTTTGATCAATGAGAGGCAGAAAAGTGTGTTGGAGAAAGCACAATGGGAAGCCATTAAACTGACCAAAATGAGGAAGTGGAGATTAGCAACAAATGCTAGAAGCAAAGTGTTGCGAATGTTGCAAGGAATGACAGGGTTGGCTACTTTGCATGATTTTAGTAAGCAAGCACCTTATAAAACAGAAAtggtttttgcatttttaaGGACAAAAGAGGTGAGGAAGGCTTTGGGATTGAATACTTCAAAGATTTATGATTTGTACAGCAATGATGTGGCAACTGCTTTGCATGATGATTTCATGAAGAGTGTGAAGTTCATGGTAGAATTTTTGGTGAAGAAGAGCAAGGTACTATTATATCAAGGCCATTTTGATTTGAGAGACAGTGTGCTTTCAACTGAGGCTTGGGTTAAGACAATCAAGTGGGAAGGGCTTAACCAGTTTTTGATGGCAAATAGGAAGGTTTGGAGAGTGAATGGAGAGCTAGCAGGGTATGTGCAGAAATGGGGGAATTTGAGTCATGTTGTGGTTTTAGGAGCTGGGCATCTTGTGCCTACTGATGAAGCAGTTAGTTCTCAAGCAATGATGGAAGATTGGATTTTAGAGAGGACGCTGTTCAGCCACGAGGAAAAGGAGTTTGTGTCATAA